The Bacillaceae bacterium IKA-2 DNA window TTTGTTCGTAAAAAATAAAATTGTATGATGAGAACATGTTGTAAATAGATGTTCTACAAAATCATCATCATTCGTACCCATTCCTTGAATACCTCTTCCACCACGTTTCTGACTGCGGTAAGTGGAAATTGGTAGACGTTTAATATAACCATTATGAGTCAATGTAATAATAATCTCTGTCCTTGGAATTAAATCTTCATCTTCAAAACTATCTTCATCAATGGAGATAATTGTTCTTCTATCATCATTAAATCGGGTTCTTACTTCACTTAGTTCTTCACGAATAATTTCTAACACTTTTTCTGGATCTGCTAAAATTGCAGTTAATTCAGCAATTCTCTTCATCAATTCTGCATACTCATTTTCAATCTTATCTCTTTCTAAACCAGTAAGCCTTTGCAATCGCATTTCTAAAATTGCTTGAGCTTGCTCATAGCTTAACGAGAATTGATCTATTAAACCAGCGCGTGCGATATCTGTCGTTTGTGAAGCACGAATTAAGGCAATTACTTTATCTAAATGATCAAGTGCAATTCGTAAACCTTCTAAAATATGAGCTCTGGCCTCTGCCTTTCTTAATTCAAAAGCAGTACGACGTTTAATGACCACTTTTTGATGCTCTAAATAATTTTCTAAGCACTCTTTTAAATTTAGTACTTTAGGTTGTCCATCTACAAGAGCCAACAAGTTAATTCCAAAACTAGTTTGCATCGAGGTTTGCTTATATAAATTATTCAAAAGTACATTTGCATTGACATCACGGCGTAACTCGAGAACAATACGCATGCCTGTTCGGTCAGACTCATCACGTAAATCAGTAATTCCATCGATCTTCTTTTCCCGAACTAGTTCAGCAATTTTTTCAATTAATCTTGCTTTATTAACTTGATAAGGAAGCTCAGAGACGATAATCCGTTGCTTTCCATTTTTCATTTCATCTATTGCTGCTTTTCCTCTTATTAAAATTGATCCTTTACCTGTTGTATAAGCACGACGTATACCAGAAATACCAATAATTTCAGCGCCAGTTGGGAAATCTGGACCAGGAATAATTTCAATTAACTCAGGTATTGTTATCTCTGGATTATGACTTACAGCTAATACACCATCAATAACTTCACCTAACTGATGCGGTGGAATATTTGTAGCCATCCCAACCGCTATTCCTGATGAACCATTTACTAATAGGTTAGGAAATCTTGCTGGAAGGACCTTTGGTTCTGTTTCAGATCCATCATAGTTATCTTGAAAATCAATTGTATCTTTATTAATATCACGGATCATTTCCATTGAAATTTTTGCCATTCTTGCTTCTGTATAACGCATTGCAGCTGCTGAATCACCATCAACTGAACCAAAATTTCCATGCCCATCAATAAGCATGTAGCGGTGACTAAAATCTTGAGCCATACGGACCATTGTTTCATAAACAGCTGAATCACCGTGTGGGTGATATTTACCAATTACTTCACCGACGATACGAGCAGACTTTTTATAAGCTTTATCTGAAGTCATTCCTAATTCATTCATCGCATATAAAATTCTACGATGTACTGGTTTTAAACCATCTCTAACGTCAGGAAGGGCACGACTAACAATAACACTCATGGCATAATCCAAAAATGATGTTTTCATTTCTTGACTAATACTTATTTCTTTTACTCTAGGTTGATCTGACATCTAAGCTCACCTCCAATTTCCTAAGAAAAATGCAAAGCATTCTCTTATATATCTAAATTCTTCACATAAATAGCATTTTCTTGTATGAAGTCGCGGCGGGGTTCAACTTTGTCTCCCATTAACGTCTCAAATGTTTCATCTGCTTTTATTGCATCTTCTAAGGTAACTTGTAAAACTGTCCGAACACTAGGATCCATTGTTGTATCCCAAAGCTGTGTTGGATTCATCTCTCCTAGACCTTTATACCGTTGAGTAATTGGTTTAGGTGTCTCAGCTAATTGTTCAAAAATAGCAATCATCTCTTTTTCGTTATAAGCATATTCAATTCGTTTGCCTTGTTGAACTTTATACAACGGAGGTTGAGCAATATAAATATAACCATTTTCAATTAAAGGTTTCATATAACGGTAAATGAATGTCAATAATAATGTGCGGATGTGTGCTCCGTCAACATCAGCATCTGTCATAATAATAATCTTATGATAACGGGCTTTTGAAATATCAAACTCTTCGCCAATGCCTGTTCCGAACGCCGTAATCATTGATCTAATTTCGGTATTAGCTAGGATTTTATCTAAGCGTGCTTTTTCAACGTTGATGATTTTTCCTCGTAAAGGTAAAATAGCTTGAAAATGACGGTCTCTACCTTGTTTTGCTGAGCCACCTGCTGAGTCTCCCTCAACGATGTAAATTTCACTAATTGATGCATCCTTTGAAGAACAATCAGCAAGTTTACCTGGTAAAGATCCTATATCTAAAGCACTTTTTCGCCTCGTCAATTCCCTGGCTTTTTTGGCTGCGTCTCTTGCTCTTGCTGCCATTAATCCTTTTTCAATAATTTTTTTTGAAATAGCTGGGTTTTCTCCTAAAAATTTAGCAAAACATTCACTAAAAACAGAATCAGTAATTGTTCTTGCTTCGCTATTACCTAACTTTG harbors:
- the gyrA gene encoding DNA gyrase subunit A, with the translated sequence MSDQPRVKEISISQEMKTSFLDYAMSVIVSRALPDVRDGLKPVHRRILYAMNELGMTSDKAYKKSARIVGEVIGKYHPHGDSAVYETMVRMAQDFSHRYMLIDGHGNFGSVDGDSAAAMRYTEARMAKISMEMIRDINKDTIDFQDNYDGSETEPKVLPARFPNLLVNGSSGIAVGMATNIPPHQLGEVIDGVLAVSHNPEITIPELIEIIPGPDFPTGAEIIGISGIRRAYTTGKGSILIRGKAAIDEMKNGKQRIIVSELPYQVNKARLIEKIAELVREKKIDGITDLRDESDRTGMRIVLELRRDVNANVLLNNLYKQTSMQTSFGINLLALVDGQPKVLNLKECLENYLEHQKVVIKRRTAFELRKAEARAHILEGLRIALDHLDKVIALIRASQTTDIARAGLIDQFSLSYEQAQAILEMRLQRLTGLERDKIENEYAELMKRIAELTAILADPEKVLEIIREELSEVRTRFNDDRRTIISIDEDSFEDEDLIPRTEIIITLTHNGYIKRLPISTYRSQKRGGRGIQGMGTNDDDFVEHLFTTCSHHTILFFTNKGKVYRLKGYEIPDLGRTAKGIPIINLLQIEKGEYISTVIPIEEFNENYLFFMTKHGITKRTALSSFAKIRKGGLFAINIRDDDELYGVRLTDGKQELIVGTKKGMSIRFHENDVRLMGRTAGGVMGIRLPKDDQVIGMDIIEEGYDVLIVTENGYGKKTPVEDYRVQNRGGKGIKTCSLTERNGCVVSLRVVCDKNDLMIITVSGVIIRLHVQDISRTGRNTQGVRLIRIGEGEGVATVAKIDIDEEAIVAEIEELDKQVIEEEIMIEEDNSEENPEDN